A single genomic interval of Halobacillus halophilus DSM 2266 harbors:
- a CDS encoding SpoIIIAH-like family protein: MVKKQTVWLLTMLSLLIVLSVYYMTSPDNGEMAFIQEDGWTEVNEDGNNAENAEGVETSADGSVISQVSTEELFAAIRLEKQNERDQLQEQLSEIVASSNFTTQEKNEALERMETIKENQSKESILENTIQASAPYEDVLVRAEEEVVHVTLKADELSKSETNQIIQMVSDEFGEKRVQVQFQPTK, translated from the coding sequence TTGGTTAAAAAACAAACCGTTTGGTTACTTACGATGTTAAGTCTGTTAATTGTATTGAGTGTCTATTACATGACGTCCCCTGATAATGGAGAGATGGCCTTTATTCAAGAAGATGGTTGGACAGAAGTGAATGAGGATGGAAACAATGCAGAAAATGCGGAAGGGGTGGAAACTTCTGCTGACGGATCCGTTATTTCACAGGTTTCAACAGAGGAGCTATTCGCCGCTATCCGCTTAGAAAAACAAAACGAGAGAGACCAGCTTCAGGAACAGCTTTCAGAAATCGTAGCTTCGAGTAATTTTACTACACAGGAAAAAAATGAAGCTTTGGAAAGAATGGAAACGATTAAAGAAAATCAATCTAAAGAGTCTATATTAGAAAACACTATTCAGGCAAGTGCTCCATATGAAGATGTTTTAGTTCGAGCAGAAGAAGAGGTCGTCCATGTCACATTAAAAGCTGATGAATTATCAAAGTCAGAAACCAATCAAATTATCCAGATGGTTTCAGATGAGTTTGGAGAAAAACGCGTGCAAGTTCAATTCCAACCGACTAAATAA
- a CDS encoding polyprenyl synthetase family protein — translation MTVILSDYLLEKRQLINEQLIHYVRDYTVPGRLQDAMLYSIEAGGKRLRPILLIATAEAFGAKVDKTMAVACGLEMIHTYSLIHDDLPAMDNDDFRRGLPTSHRRFDEATAILAGDALLTLSSEIIVNDQELNDRERVFLIQELSRASGASGMVEGQMQDMLSEDKQIPLEELENIHKKKTGKLLNFAIIAGAFLGNASDEKFDEMKKMGEALGLIFQIQDDILDVTGDAEKIGKPVGSDEGNRKSTYPQLLGLDGARTQMESYVDEAQSALKNAGVNHTLLSELIHYLSSRDH, via the coding sequence ATGACTGTGATTTTATCCGATTATCTGTTAGAGAAACGTCAGCTGATCAATGAGCAATTAATACATTATGTAAGGGATTATACCGTACCTGGCCGTCTTCAGGACGCTATGCTTTACTCCATTGAAGCGGGGGGTAAAAGATTACGGCCTATACTATTAATAGCTACAGCGGAGGCGTTTGGTGCAAAAGTCGATAAAACCATGGCGGTAGCCTGTGGACTCGAAATGATCCACACCTATTCTCTGATTCATGACGATCTCCCTGCGATGGACAATGATGATTTCCGGAGAGGTCTGCCAACAAGCCACCGTCGTTTTGATGAGGCAACAGCTATACTTGCTGGAGATGCACTCCTCACCTTAAGCTCAGAAATTATTGTGAATGATCAAGAGCTTAATGATCGGGAAAGGGTTTTTTTAATACAGGAATTATCCAGAGCGAGCGGTGCATCGGGCATGGTTGAAGGACAAATGCAGGACATGCTGAGCGAAGATAAGCAAATACCACTCGAAGAGCTTGAGAACATACACAAGAAAAAGACTGGTAAATTGCTTAATTTTGCTATTATTGCCGGGGCTTTTCTTGGAAATGCATCAGATGAGAAATTTGATGAAATGAAGAAGATGGGGGAAGCCCTTGGGCTTATTTTTCAAATCCAGGACGATATTTTAGACGTGACTGGAGATGCTGAGAAAATTGGTAAACCTGTAGGAAGTGATGAGGGCAATAGGAAGAGTACTTACCCTCAACTGCTAGGTTTGGATGGAGCACGTACACAAATGGAATCGTACGTGGATGAGGCGCAAAGTGCACTTAAAAATGCAGGCGTAAATCATACGCTTCTTTCAGAACTTATCCACTATTTAAGCAGCCGTGATCATTAA
- a CDS encoding exodeoxyribonuclease VII small subunit — protein sequence MTQKEDQLSFEEAMKQLEDLVEKLETGEVPLEKAIQYYQEGMKLSKICSEKLGNVEKQMQQILNEHGEFESFSIQEEE from the coding sequence ATGACCCAAAAAGAAGATCAGTTGAGCTTTGAGGAAGCAATGAAACAGCTTGAAGATCTGGTGGAAAAATTGGAAACGGGAGAAGTGCCGCTAGAAAAAGCCATCCAGTATTACCAAGAAGGAATGAAGCTTTCTAAAATCTGCAGTGAAAAATTAGGAAATGTAGAAAAACAGATGCAGCAGATCCTGAACGAACACGGCGAATTTGAATCATTCTCTATTCAGGAAGAAGAATGA
- the folD gene encoding bifunctional methylenetetrahydrofolate dehydrogenase/methenyltetrahydrofolate cyclohydrolase FolD: MSAEVIYGKQLAEELREEMKEEVKGLKEHGIYPKLVVVIIGEDPASKSYVRGKQRASEKVGLDSELIELPETTSEQELLELIERLNQDETVHGILVQLPLPNQIADQKVIEAIDPSKDVDGFHPSNVGKMMTGQETFYPCTPYGILVMLKRAEISLEGKNVVIIGRSNLVGKPVGQLLLNENATVTHCHSRTKNLQEHTRKADILIVAAGKPGLISAEDISEGVVVIDVGVNRVEGKLTGDVQFESARQKASYITPVPKGVGPMTITMLLHNTIKAAKRIHNNQ, from the coding sequence ATGTCAGCTGAAGTAATTTATGGAAAACAATTAGCAGAAGAACTTCGTGAAGAAATGAAAGAAGAAGTTAAAGGATTAAAAGAACACGGAATTTATCCAAAATTAGTAGTAGTTATTATTGGCGAGGACCCGGCATCTAAGTCTTATGTAAGAGGAAAACAGAGGGCCTCTGAAAAAGTGGGACTGGACTCTGAACTAATTGAACTGCCTGAAACGACATCTGAACAAGAATTGCTAGAACTTATTGAACGTCTTAACCAGGATGAAACGGTTCATGGAATACTCGTTCAACTGCCTCTTCCTAACCAGATTGCCGATCAGAAAGTTATTGAAGCCATTGACCCTTCTAAAGATGTAGATGGCTTCCATCCTAGTAATGTTGGGAAGATGATGACAGGACAAGAGACCTTTTATCCTTGTACTCCCTACGGTATCTTAGTAATGCTTAAGCGTGCAGAAATCAGCTTGGAAGGTAAGAACGTCGTGATTATTGGCAGAAGTAATTTAGTTGGCAAGCCGGTAGGACAACTTCTGCTGAACGAGAATGCTACTGTAACTCATTGCCATTCCCGAACAAAAAATTTACAGGAGCATACAAGAAAAGCGGATATATTAATTGTGGCTGCCGGAAAACCAGGTTTGATTTCAGCCGAAGATATTAGCGAGGGTGTAGTCGTAATTGATGTGGGGGTAAACCGTGTAGAGGGGAAATTGACGGGGGATGTTCAGTTTGAATCTGCTCGCCAGAAAGCCTCTTACATTACTCCTGTCCCTAAAGGTGTAGGACCTATGACCATTACGATGCTCCTGCACAACACGATTAAAGCTGCAAAACGAATTCACAATAATCAGTAA
- the spoIIIAG gene encoding stage III sporulation protein AG, with the protein MNKWWSKLLEPLSSKEGKKINKPKYFIGLGLIGVLIILSSNWFQSNEPAPPSQGETAEKSAVSSEASDAPELTDSINQLEKGYEKQLKPLLENIEGVSSVDIMINLSATHEKVYDKNLIIGKQTTKETDKNGGEREIEDYSKEQQLVLVRQGDREVPLLTKTTKPEVSGVFVTAKGVDQIQVKGWVVEAVSRVLDVPSHRISVLPKQ; encoded by the coding sequence ATGAATAAATGGTGGAGTAAATTATTAGAACCTTTGTCTTCTAAAGAAGGAAAAAAGATTAATAAGCCTAAATATTTTATAGGTCTTGGATTAATTGGAGTTCTGATCATTCTCTCTAGCAACTGGTTCCAGAGCAACGAACCCGCTCCGCCTTCACAAGGTGAAACAGCAGAAAAATCCGCAGTATCCTCTGAGGCAAGCGATGCACCTGAATTAACGGACTCGATAAACCAATTGGAAAAGGGATATGAGAAACAATTAAAACCACTGCTGGAGAACATCGAAGGAGTAAGCTCAGTCGATATTATGATTAATTTATCAGCCACTCATGAAAAAGTGTATGACAAAAATTTAATTATAGGAAAGCAGACCACTAAGGAAACAGATAAGAATGGAGGGGAAAGAGAGATTGAAGATTATTCAAAGGAACAGCAGTTAGTCCTGGTCCGCCAGGGAGACCGTGAAGTTCCTTTACTAACAAAAACGACCAAACCAGAGGTCAGTGGTGTATTCGTCACCGCTAAGGGGGTCGATCAAATTCAAGTTAAAGGGTGGGTGGTCGAAGCTGTATCCAGAGTCTTAGACGTACCCAGTCATCGGATTTCTGTCTTGCCTAAACAATAA
- the dxs gene encoding 1-deoxy-D-xylulose-5-phosphate synthase, which yields MDLSKIDNPSLLKEMNTKQLEELAEDMRQFLIGNLAATGGHLGANLGVVELTLALHKVYTSPQDRLLWDVGHQSYIHKILTGRGNQFSTLRKYRGLCGFPKRIESEHDIWETGHSSTSLSAAMGMAIARDLKNENHSILPVIGDGALTGGMALEALNHIGHEKKSVTVILNDNEMSIAKNVGALHGALGRMRSAGKYNRAKDDLEWLLKKIPAVGGRIAQAAERLKDSMKYFVVPGMFFEELGFTYYGPVDGHDFEDLLENLNYAKKTEGPVIVHVMTQKGKGYHPAESDVKDKWHGVGPYKIESGEKIKPSSAPPAWSSVISETLRREARTDDRVVAVTPAMILGSKLEKFGEEFPDRLYDVGIAEQHATTLSAGLATQGMKPFLAIYSTFLQRGYDQVIHDVARQNLNVIFGIDRAGLVGADGETHQGVFDISFLRSVPNMVISMPKDENEAQHLVHTAVKYDDGPIAIRYPRGNAEGVDTDEELHTIPIGSWEILKDGKDGVILTFGTTIKMALEASKKLEEEGISICVVNARFMKPLDDSMLHDLMKKDIPVLTVEEAVLQGGFGSSVLEFAAEEGYRSQWIKRMGVPDRFIEHGSVPELWEEIGLTEEKIIENLKEMIPTKQQRA from the coding sequence ATGGATCTGAGTAAAATTGATAATCCTTCACTCCTGAAGGAAATGAATACAAAACAACTAGAAGAACTGGCAGAGGATATGAGGCAGTTTTTAATTGGCAATCTTGCTGCTACCGGTGGGCATTTAGGTGCTAATTTGGGTGTGGTAGAGCTCACTCTTGCTCTGCATAAAGTATATACCAGCCCGCAGGATCGTTTGCTGTGGGATGTAGGCCATCAGTCTTATATTCATAAAATCCTTACAGGACGTGGAAACCAATTCAGTACATTACGAAAGTACAGAGGTTTATGTGGTTTTCCAAAAAGAATTGAAAGTGAACATGACATTTGGGAAACAGGGCACAGTTCTACCTCTTTATCCGCTGCAATGGGTATGGCGATCGCACGTGATCTAAAGAATGAAAATCACTCCATTCTTCCGGTAATTGGAGATGGTGCATTAACAGGAGGTATGGCACTTGAAGCTCTGAACCATATTGGTCATGAGAAAAAGAGTGTAACCGTTATCCTAAATGACAATGAAATGTCCATAGCTAAGAATGTTGGAGCTCTCCATGGTGCTCTTGGGCGTATGAGAAGTGCTGGTAAGTATAACCGTGCAAAAGATGATTTAGAGTGGCTGCTTAAGAAGATTCCTGCAGTAGGGGGAAGGATTGCTCAAGCCGCTGAGCGTCTAAAAGATAGTATGAAATATTTCGTGGTTCCGGGGATGTTCTTTGAGGAGCTTGGCTTTACTTACTACGGGCCAGTAGATGGACATGATTTCGAAGATTTGTTGGAAAACTTAAACTACGCGAAAAAAACCGAGGGTCCAGTTATTGTTCATGTTATGACTCAAAAAGGGAAGGGATACCACCCTGCTGAAAGTGATGTGAAAGATAAATGGCACGGAGTAGGACCTTATAAGATCGAGTCTGGAGAAAAGATTAAACCATCTTCTGCTCCTCCGGCATGGAGTTCTGTAATCAGCGAAACGTTGCGCAGGGAAGCGCGTACCGATGACCGCGTTGTTGCTGTGACCCCTGCTATGATTCTTGGATCTAAACTTGAAAAATTCGGTGAAGAATTTCCAGATCGCTTATATGATGTAGGTATTGCAGAACAGCATGCTACTACGTTATCGGCAGGTTTGGCCACTCAGGGCATGAAACCCTTCCTGGCTATTTATTCAACCTTCCTGCAAAGGGGCTATGATCAAGTTATTCACGATGTTGCCAGACAAAACCTTAATGTGATTTTTGGTATTGATCGTGCTGGACTTGTCGGAGCTGATGGAGAAACTCATCAGGGTGTGTTTGATATATCTTTCCTTCGCTCTGTACCCAATATGGTTATTTCCATGCCTAAAGACGAAAATGAAGCTCAGCACCTTGTGCATACGGCTGTAAAATATGATGATGGTCCTATTGCTATACGTTATCCTCGAGGCAATGCAGAAGGGGTGGATACCGATGAAGAACTCCACACCATTCCGATTGGAAGCTGGGAAATTCTTAAAGATGGAAAAGACGGAGTTATTCTTACGTTTGGAACCACCATTAAAATGGCTTTAGAAGCAAGTAAAAAGCTCGAAGAAGAAGGAATATCCATTTGTGTGGTGAATGCAAGGTTTATGAAACCCCTGGATGATTCCATGCTTCATGATCTTATGAAAAAGGACATCCCTGTACTAACTGTTGAAGAAGCGGTTCTTCAAGGAGGCTTTGGATCCAGTGTCCTGGAATTTGCAGCAGAAGAAGGTTACAGGTCTCAATGGATAAAACGCATGGGAGTCCCGGACCGCTTTATAGAACATGGAAGTGTACCGGAGTTGTGGGAAGAGATTGGCTTAACAGAGGAAAAAATTATTGAAAATTTAAAAGAAATGATTCCAACTAAACAGCAGAGGGCTTAA
- the accC gene encoding acetyl-CoA carboxylase biotin carboxylase subunit produces MIKKVLIANRGEIAVRIIRACKEMGIETVAVYSEADKEALHVQLSDEAYCVGPKLSKDSYLNYTNIMSVATLSETDAIHPGYGFLSENAEFAEMCEECNITFIGPSSYAIQKMGTKDVARETMREAGVPIVPGSEGIIKDEAEGLKIAEEIGYPVIIKATAGGGGKGIRVARDEDDLKTGIRMTQQEAETAFGNPGVYIEKYIENFRHVEIQVLADNHGNAVHLGERDCTIQRRLQKLIEETPSPAVTPDIREQMGDAAVKAALAVNYSGAGTVEFIFDKEEQEFYFMEMNTRIQVEHPVTEMVTGVDLIKEMLQIANNEKLSFTQEEITFEGWAIECRINAEDPFKNFMPSAGRIEMYLPPGGFGVRVDSAAYPGYMIPPYYDSMVAKLISYGRDRDEAIQRMKRALDEFIIEGVHTTIPFHQRMMEHEIFVGGDFNTMFLEKYTIMKDEE; encoded by the coding sequence TTGATTAAAAAAGTTTTAATAGCCAATAGAGGAGAAATAGCTGTTCGAATTATTCGTGCTTGCAAAGAGATGGGAATTGAGACTGTAGCAGTTTATTCGGAGGCAGATAAAGAAGCTCTTCATGTTCAGCTGTCTGATGAAGCTTACTGTGTAGGGCCAAAATTAAGTAAGGATAGTTATTTGAATTATACAAATATCATGAGTGTAGCCACTCTTTCGGAAACAGATGCCATCCACCCTGGGTATGGTTTTCTATCCGAGAATGCTGAGTTCGCGGAAATGTGTGAAGAATGCAATATTACGTTCATTGGTCCCTCTTCCTACGCCATTCAGAAAATGGGAACAAAGGATGTCGCACGTGAAACGATGAGAGAAGCGGGTGTTCCCATTGTGCCCGGTTCAGAAGGTATCATTAAGGATGAAGCGGAAGGCTTAAAAATTGCTGAAGAAATTGGTTACCCTGTCATTATTAAAGCCACAGCAGGTGGAGGTGGTAAGGGAATACGAGTGGCCCGTGACGAAGATGATCTTAAAACGGGTATTCGAATGACTCAACAGGAGGCTGAAACTGCCTTCGGTAATCCAGGGGTGTATATTGAAAAATACATTGAGAATTTCCGTCACGTAGAAATTCAGGTATTAGCTGATAATCATGGCAACGCCGTCCATTTGGGAGAACGTGACTGTACCATCCAAAGAAGGCTGCAGAAACTCATTGAAGAAACACCTTCTCCGGCAGTTACACCAGACATCCGGGAACAAATGGGAGATGCTGCAGTGAAAGCAGCGCTAGCCGTTAATTATTCAGGAGCGGGGACTGTCGAGTTCATTTTTGATAAAGAAGAACAAGAATTCTATTTCATGGAGATGAACACTCGGATACAAGTCGAGCATCCTGTAACAGAGATGGTAACAGGAGTGGACTTAATCAAAGAGATGCTTCAAATCGCCAACAATGAAAAGCTTTCCTTTACCCAGGAAGAAATCACGTTTGAGGGATGGGCGATTGAATGCCGCATTAACGCTGAAGATCCATTCAAGAATTTCATGCCTTCAGCAGGACGTATTGAGATGTATCTTCCTCCAGGTGGGTTTGGCGTACGTGTTGATTCTGCAGCTTACCCAGGGTATATGATCCCTCCTTATTATGATTCAATGGTAGCTAAGCTCATTTCTTACGGGCGAGATCGCGACGAGGCGATCCAAAGAATGAAACGTGCGCTTGATGAATTTATTATAGAAGGGGTACACACTACAATTCCATTCCATCAACGTATGATGGAGCATGAAATTTTTGTGGGCGGAGACTTTAACACAATGTTTCTTGAGAAATATACTATAATGAAGGATGAAGAATAA
- the spoIIIAF gene encoding stage III sporulation protein AF, protein MNLFIEWITRIVLFLLLAIVADALLPSGLMKKYARLVLSVLLLLIFLGPLLQLLKINPDQLLKKAEYTMNEEMEVDSLDDSIEEKKKEILQGQDAYKLEQVTQSLSTELKDPLKEQKLQLVDLEMSFLQEPYQMDTLDKLVLTLTPLEESKTVENVSISIMEKQAPKEEKQVDSIQAWVSQYLELDKAQIEIRWEEEDE, encoded by the coding sequence ATGAACCTTTTTATAGAGTGGATTACTAGAATTGTTTTATTTCTGCTTTTAGCTATAGTTGCCGATGCGCTTCTTCCATCGGGATTGATGAAGAAATACGCTCGTCTGGTTCTATCGGTGCTTCTCCTATTAATTTTTCTAGGGCCTTTATTACAACTATTGAAAATAAACCCTGATCAGCTATTGAAAAAAGCGGAGTACACGATGAATGAAGAGATGGAAGTTGATTCACTGGACGATAGTATTGAAGAAAAGAAAAAAGAAATACTTCAAGGACAAGATGCATATAAATTAGAACAAGTTACCCAATCATTGTCAACTGAGCTTAAAGATCCGCTCAAAGAGCAGAAATTGCAGCTGGTGGATCTGGAAATGAGCTTTCTTCAAGAACCGTATCAAATGGATACACTGGACAAGCTGGTCCTAACACTTACCCCTCTTGAAGAAAGTAAGACTGTTGAGAATGTTTCTATATCCATCATGGAGAAACAGGCCCCTAAAGAGGAGAAGCAGGTTGACAGTATTCAAGCCTGGGTCTCCCAATACTTGGAATTAGACAAAGCACAAATAGAAATCCGCTGGGAGGAAGAGGATGAATAA
- a CDS encoding Asp23/Gls24 family envelope stress response protein: MSEKQLLNVTDGSTLGNIEIAPEVIEVIAGIAVSEVAGVASMRGNFASGVVERLGKKDHGKGVKVELTEDGILIDAFVVMDYGISIPDTAQKIQDNTRQALKNMTALEINEINVHIVGVQIEAKEDELVSEEF, translated from the coding sequence ATGAGTGAGAAGCAATTGTTGAATGTGACGGACGGATCGACACTTGGTAACATTGAGATTGCTCCTGAAGTCATAGAAGTAATTGCCGGTATAGCTGTTTCTGAAGTGGCCGGCGTAGCTTCCATGCGTGGTAATTTCGCTTCTGGTGTCGTTGAGCGTTTAGGGAAAAAAGATCATGGCAAAGGTGTTAAAGTTGAACTTACGGAAGATGGGATTCTAATAGATGCCTTTGTTGTGATGGACTATGGAATTTCAATTCCTGATACGGCTCAAAAAATACAGGACAATACTCGTCAAGCACTCAAAAATATGACAGCACTTGAGATTAATGAAATAAATGTCCATATTGTAGGAGTACAAATTGAAGCAAAAGAAGACGAACTCGTCAGTGAAGAATTTTAG
- the xseA gene encoding exodeoxyribonuclease VII large subunit, producing the protein MNDQYLTVTALTKYIKRKLSGDPHLKTVWLRGEISNFKHHSRGHMYLSLKDNAARIQAVMFAGNNRDLKFNPENGMNVLIKGEINVYEPMGQYQLYIKEMQPDGIGALYLAFEQLKEKLEKEGLFVIERKKSIPAYPNHIGVITSPTGAAVRDILSTIKRRYPVVPVSILPVLVQGERAASSVANAIQYANHNLDCDVLIVGRGGGSIEDLWGFNEEIVARAIADSSIPVISAVGHETDTTISDFAADLRAATPTGAAELAVPSIVELQEHIRSLKHRLMRFMESRSVEDRQKLNRLQKSYAFKYPEQLLRQKEQDLDRMMERHAMQMKLIHSQQTEKWKNIRNRLKQQGPGTQINETKDRLNKETRQLQLRFQETLNSKKDQFHNHLDKLTLLNPLEIMKRGYAIPFKEDGNVVKEIGHVKEGSKLALKVHDGTVNCEVLDVEEDEE; encoded by the coding sequence GTGAATGACCAATATCTTACGGTTACGGCACTTACTAAATACATTAAGCGTAAACTTTCGGGAGATCCACATTTAAAGACCGTATGGCTCAGGGGGGAAATTTCAAATTTCAAACACCATAGCCGGGGTCATATGTACTTATCATTAAAAGACAACGCTGCAAGAATTCAAGCGGTTATGTTTGCAGGGAACAATCGTGATCTTAAATTTAACCCTGAGAACGGAATGAACGTTCTCATAAAGGGTGAAATTAACGTTTATGAACCTATGGGTCAGTACCAACTTTATATCAAAGAAATGCAGCCTGATGGAATTGGAGCGCTGTACTTAGCGTTTGAGCAATTAAAGGAGAAGCTTGAGAAGGAAGGTCTCTTTGTAATTGAACGCAAAAAAAGTATCCCTGCCTACCCAAACCATATCGGGGTTATTACCTCGCCTACAGGCGCAGCTGTTAGAGATATATTATCGACCATTAAACGCAGGTATCCTGTGGTCCCCGTTTCCATCCTACCAGTCCTCGTTCAAGGAGAAAGAGCGGCCTCTTCAGTAGCTAATGCTATTCAATACGCCAATCATAACCTTGATTGCGATGTTTTAATTGTTGGACGTGGAGGCGGATCGATTGAAGATTTATGGGGTTTCAATGAGGAAATTGTCGCGAGAGCTATCGCTGATTCTTCTATTCCTGTTATCTCCGCTGTAGGACATGAAACGGATACAACGATCAGTGATTTTGCAGCGGATCTCAGAGCGGCTACACCAACTGGGGCAGCGGAGCTTGCGGTCCCTTCCATAGTAGAATTGCAGGAGCATATTCGTTCATTGAAGCACCGCCTCATGCGTTTCATGGAATCCAGATCAGTGGAAGACAGACAAAAACTGAATCGTTTACAAAAGTCTTATGCTTTTAAATATCCGGAACAACTACTCCGTCAAAAAGAACAAGACCTGGACCGAATGATGGAAAGACATGCCATGCAGATGAAGCTCATCCACTCACAGCAAACTGAAAAGTGGAAAAATATTCGTAATCGATTAAAGCAGCAGGGTCCAGGTACTCAAATTAACGAAACTAAAGACAGGTTGAATAAAGAGACCAGGCAATTACAGCTTCGTTTTCAAGAAACCTTAAATTCAAAAAAAGATCAGTTTCATAATCATCTTGATAAATTAACTTTGCTTAACCCGCTTGAGATCATGAAACGAGGATACGCTATCCCTTTTAAAGAAGATGGAAATGTAGTTAAAGAAATCGGTCATGTAAAAGAAGGATCAAAGTTAGCTTTAAAAGTTCATGATGGCACCGTTAATTGTGAAGTGTTGGACGTAGAGGAGGATGAAGAATGA
- the nusB gene encoding transcription antitermination factor NusB: MKRRAAREKAFQALFQVNNSEIDIEEAIQHVIEEPVVDAFMHDLVHGVANHQSEIDQWISDNLVNWTFSRLPKVEKTVLRMAAYEIKYNEDVPSQVAINEAVELAKIFGEEESGKFVNGVLSKMI, encoded by the coding sequence ATGAAACGACGCGCAGCACGAGAAAAGGCTTTTCAGGCGCTTTTTCAAGTCAACAATAGTGAGATCGATATCGAGGAAGCTATTCAGCATGTTATCGAAGAGCCTGTGGTCGATGCTTTTATGCATGATTTGGTACACGGTGTGGCAAATCATCAGTCGGAGATTGACCAATGGATCTCGGACAACCTGGTAAATTGGACCTTTTCTCGCCTTCCGAAGGTAGAAAAGACGGTCTTAAGAATGGCAGCCTACGAAATTAAGTATAATGAAGATGTTCCATCACAAGTAGCGATCAATGAAGCCGTTGAATTAGCAAAAATTTTCGGGGAAGAAGAGTCCGGAAAGTTTGTGAACGGTGTACTTTCTAAAATGATATGA
- the accB gene encoding acetyl-CoA carboxylase biotin carboxyl carrier protein, whose protein sequence is MLKVQEIRELIKLIDQSNIDEFCYESNGTKVSMKKEQGQAVSEPVKVQETVQAPAPSQDQKSEPVKQEVQEQAEPEEAGKKEQQEANYDAEVTSPMVGTFYKSPSPDQEAYVQVGDQVKEDSVVCIVEAMKLFNEIEAEVSGEIVEILAEDGELVEYGQPLFRVKSK, encoded by the coding sequence ATGTTAAAGGTGCAGGAAATACGTGAACTAATTAAACTTATCGATCAATCAAACATTGATGAATTCTGCTATGAATCCAATGGAACCAAAGTTTCTATGAAAAAGGAACAAGGTCAGGCTGTTTCGGAGCCTGTAAAAGTACAGGAGACTGTTCAAGCACCAGCCCCATCGCAAGATCAGAAAAGTGAGCCGGTTAAGCAGGAAGTACAGGAGCAAGCGGAACCGGAAGAAGCAGGTAAGAAGGAGCAGCAGGAAGCTAATTATGATGCTGAAGTTACTTCCCCTATGGTCGGAACCTTTTATAAATCGCCTTCTCCAGATCAGGAAGCTTATGTTCAGGTCGGCGATCAGGTGAAAGAGGATAGCGTGGTTTGTATTGTAGAAGCGATGAAGTTATTCAATGAAATAGAAGCGGAAGTCAGCGGGGAAATCGTCGAGATTCTTGCAGAAGACGGTGAACTTGTAGAATACGGACAACCATTATTCCGCGTAAAGTCTAAGTAA